The Zavarzinella sp. genome includes a window with the following:
- a CDS encoding NUDIX hydrolase — MARELIHQGRKIQVYLDQETNDDGVSFTRDLILHPGAVVILPIIDADHICLLKNYRFAVADTLWEVPAGTLEPAEKLQVCAERELAEETGYRAASWHYHGFFYASPGVLNEKLHLFFAWDLEQGIARPEVDEQLTPHVVRRVDALQMVADGTICDAKTVTALLLWEHVYRQKLLTKLSSLPS, encoded by the coding sequence TTGGCTAGAGAACTGATCCATCAAGGTCGAAAAATTCAGGTTTATCTCGATCAGGAAACGAATGATGATGGTGTTTCATTTACCCGCGACCTGATTCTCCACCCGGGTGCGGTGGTGATTTTGCCCATTATTGATGCCGACCACATCTGCCTGCTGAAAAATTACCGCTTTGCAGTGGCAGACACCTTGTGGGAGGTACCTGCGGGCACCCTGGAGCCTGCCGAAAAGTTGCAAGTCTGTGCAGAGCGAGAACTTGCGGAAGAAACGGGCTACCGGGCTGCCTCATGGCACTACCACGGTTTCTTTTATGCATCCCCAGGGGTGCTGAACGAAAAACTGCACCTTTTCTTCGCGTGGGATCTGGAACAGGGGATCGCCCGACCAGAAGTTGATGAACAACTGACTCCCCACGTGGTGCGACGGGTCGATGCACTGCAAATGGTGGCCGATGGCACGATCTGCGATGCGAAAACTGTCACCGCACTCCTCTTGTGGGAGCACGTTTACCGGCAAAAGCTTCTCACAAAACTTTCATCATTACCCAGTTGA
- the selB gene encoding selenocysteine-specific translation elongation factor — protein sequence MTRNLILGTAGHIDHGKTSLIKMLTGVDTDRLPEEKARGISIDIGFAQITTPQHQFGVVDCPGHEKFIKNMLAGATGIDLALLVVAADDGIMPQTREHLDILRYLGIPRGVIAITKADLVDESALELLELEIRDAMEKTFLAEAPIVRTAIPTEQGKAELLQALDQQADTAIFANRNSWFRLPIDRIFVVQGHGTVVTGSIISGTTHVGDELELQPAGTRVRVRGLQSHSLSHDQLGRSQRAAINLADVDSHQLHRGHELATPGYLQPSRLITVQLEAVARYPRGLRHRLPVRLHAGTTEAMGVLSLLEADHLNPGQHALAQIFLDEPVTVTWGQPFIVRDSAATITLGGGKVIQPTSRKIHRRQLEPMRQLQELQTNDPLRRLTAFAWFRGSNGFTPPELVREIGIMPGEIDPTIATATTQQVVQRLGKGNHYFSAAIINELANKVLQELLALHRANPLQLNYDRQHLISRFHYLNNDPMVDAVIEHLVDTQQVTTTEQGRKLAHADFRPRLTHNQLQLKNKIVAAILQGGLQPPELEEFRKMAGTLSRELGEVIAVAIAKGEIVPLTATIFLHQQHLEAAKQHARTLATGGNGFTVSELREKLQTTRKYAVPLCEYFDKIGFTRRENDRRYLVE from the coding sequence ATGACACGGAATCTGATTCTTGGCACGGCTGGCCACATCGATCATGGGAAAACCTCTCTCATTAAAATGCTGACGGGTGTGGACACCGACCGATTGCCGGAAGAAAAAGCACGTGGCATCAGTATCGACATCGGATTTGCCCAGATTACCACGCCTCAGCACCAGTTTGGCGTGGTGGATTGCCCAGGTCATGAGAAATTCATTAAAAACATGCTTGCGGGTGCGACAGGAATCGACCTTGCCCTGTTGGTGGTTGCAGCAGACGATGGCATCATGCCCCAGACCCGCGAACACCTCGACATTCTGCGTTACCTGGGCATCCCACGTGGGGTAATTGCGATTACCAAAGCCGATCTGGTGGATGAATCGGCACTGGAGTTGCTGGAACTGGAAATCCGCGACGCAATGGAAAAAACTTTTCTGGCAGAAGCTCCGATTGTCCGCACCGCCATTCCCACCGAGCAGGGCAAGGCAGAATTGCTGCAAGCTCTTGATCAGCAGGCAGATACGGCGATTTTTGCCAATCGGAATTCCTGGTTCCGCCTGCCCATCGACCGGATTTTCGTGGTGCAGGGCCATGGCACCGTGGTCACCGGTTCGATTATCAGTGGTACCACCCACGTGGGGGATGAATTGGAATTGCAACCTGCAGGCACCCGTGTACGGGTGCGTGGGTTGCAGTCGCACAGTTTGTCCCACGATCAGCTTGGCCGCAGCCAGCGTGCCGCAATCAACCTGGCAGACGTTGATTCCCACCAACTGCATCGTGGGCACGAACTGGCCACCCCAGGCTACCTGCAGCCCAGCCGCCTGATTACGGTACAACTGGAAGCCGTTGCCCGCTACCCACGTGGCTTGCGGCATCGCCTGCCGGTCCGCCTGCACGCAGGTACCACCGAGGCAATGGGGGTCCTCAGCCTGCTGGAGGCCGATCACCTGAACCCGGGACAGCACGCACTCGCACAGATTTTTCTGGATGAACCAGTCACGGTCACATGGGGGCAACCGTTCATCGTGCGGGACTCTGCTGCCACCATCACGCTGGGTGGGGGAAAAGTGATTCAGCCCACCAGCCGCAAAATTCATCGCCGGCAACTCGAACCAATGCGGCAACTTCAGGAATTACAAACGAATGATCCGCTCAGGCGGTTGACAGCGTTCGCCTGGTTTCGTGGCAGCAATGGGTTTACCCCACCGGAATTGGTACGTGAAATTGGCATTATGCCAGGCGAAATTGATCCCACAATCGCGACAGCCACCACACAGCAGGTGGTGCAGAGATTGGGCAAAGGAAATCATTATTTTTCTGCCGCGATCATTAATGAACTGGCGAATAAGGTGCTGCAGGAACTGCTGGCACTGCACCGTGCCAATCCGCTGCAACTGAATTACGATCGACAGCACCTGATTTCGCGGTTTCATTACCTGAATAATGACCCGATGGTCGATGCGGTGATTGAACACCTGGTTGACACCCAACAGGTGACCACCACAGAACAAGGTCGTAAACTGGCACACGCCGACTTTCGCCCGCGCCTGACCCACAATCAGTTGCAATTAAAGAACAAAATTGTTGCTGCAATTCTACAAGGTGGACTGCAGCCACCGGAACTGGAAGAGTTTCGCAAAATGGCTGGCACGTTATCAAGAGAACTGGGGGAAGTAATTGCAGTGGCCATTGCGAAAGGGGAGATTGTCCCACTGACGGCAACAATTTTCCTGCACCAGCAACATCTGGAGGCCGCTAAGCAGCACGCACGCACCCTGGCCACAGGTGGCAACGGCTTCACTGTTTCCGAACTACGGGAAAAACTGCAGACCACACGGAAGTACGCCGTGCCACTTTGTGAGTATTTTGACAAAATTGGCTTCACGCGACGCGAAAACGATCGTCGCTATCTGGTTGAATGA
- a CDS encoding glycosyltransferase encodes MVLPKVGTVGPMSNETAALQQMAAGYQQLEELPLFAMQVQKQHSQQALSVERLKGFCLAVRRDVVQQIGPLDEQFGTGFFEDDDWSVRALQAGFQLLVAKDVYIHHFGNRTFQGVGRLADGHRQKLIIARPGLWRTGTLPGSLYPTGGPQLKQ; translated from the coding sequence ATGGTGCTCCCCAAAGTGGGCACGGTGGGGCCAATGAGCAACGAAACCGCAGCCCTACAGCAAATGGCAGCTGGCTACCAGCAACTGGAAGAATTGCCGTTGTTTGCGATGCAGGTGCAGAAGCAGCACAGCCAACAGGCACTCAGCGTGGAACGGCTGAAAGGTTTCTGTCTGGCGGTGCGGCGTGATGTGGTGCAGCAGATCGGTCCTTTGGATGAACAGTTTGGCACCGGCTTTTTTGAGGATGATGATTGGAGCGTGCGGGCATTACAAGCAGGTTTTCAATTGCTGGTGGCCAAGGATGTGTACATTCACCATTTCGGTAATCGCACGTTCCAGGGGGTGGGGCGGCTCGCGGACGGTCATCGACAGAAATTGATTATCGCCCGACCTGGTCTTTGGCGAACTGGAACGCTTCCTGGGTCGCTTTATCCCACCGGTGGGCCTCAGCTAAAGCAATAA
- a CDS encoding DUF1559 domain-containing protein, with translation MSYSIYRRGFTLIELLVVIAIIAILIGLLLPAVQKVRMAAHKAQSSNNLKQMGIALHAYHDTYQHFPAGYLADSRAATRNPDTWDGPNGWAWGTAILPYIEQDNLYRQLRLDLPAWDAANTALVAQPVKTFLNPGAPDSQPTMNVKDTTGATIAQWGRSHYVANNGQDESWGYLQHELSGLAGRGPFYRNSRESIASITDGTSTTIFLGEHTTISDKTWVAVHQNAVVCPTDPNRFPFTTCDAAATLVLCHSGPAAGEPGIVHPPGWPTCHVCQMYAPWAGGGLVLMGDGHVQFIPTTININVFSAMSSVAAGDLADE, from the coding sequence ATGTCGTATTCAATTTATAGGCGGGGATTTACCCTGATCGAACTGTTAGTGGTCATTGCCATCATTGCCATCCTGATTGGCCTGCTGCTTCCTGCGGTGCAAAAAGTTCGCATGGCAGCACATAAAGCCCAGTCCAGTAACAACTTAAAGCAAATGGGTATTGCGTTGCATGCCTACCACGATACTTACCAGCACTTCCCGGCTGGGTATCTGGCCGATTCGCGTGCCGCTACCCGCAATCCCGATACGTGGGATGGCCCGAACGGCTGGGCGTGGGGAACTGCCATCCTGCCTTACATCGAACAGGATAATCTGTATCGACAGTTGCGGCTTGATCTGCCTGCCTGGGATGCTGCTAATACCGCACTGGTTGCCCAGCCAGTGAAGACGTTTTTGAATCCTGGTGCACCTGATTCGCAGCCAACCATGAATGTGAAAGACACCACAGGCGCCACCATTGCCCAGTGGGGGCGTTCGCACTATGTGGCGAACAATGGCCAGGATGAAAGCTGGGGCTATCTGCAGCACGAACTGTCTGGTCTGGCCGGACGCGGGCCGTTTTATCGCAACTCGCGAGAATCTATTGCTTCAATTACCGATGGAACCAGTACCACCATTTTTCTGGGCGAACACACCACCATCAGCGACAAAACCTGGGTGGCGGTGCACCAGAATGCGGTGGTTTGTCCGACCGATCCAAACCGCTTCCCGTTCACCACTTGCGATGCTGCTGCCACCCTGGTGCTCTGCCATAGTGGGCCTGCAGCCGGCGAACCTGGGATTGTGCACCCACCAGGCTGGCCGACGTGCCACGTATGCCAGATGTACGCACCCTGGGCAGGCGGTGGCCTGGTGCTGATGGGCGACGGTCATGTGCAGTTTATCCCCACCACGATCAACATTAATGTGTTCTCTGCGATGTCCAGCGTCGCCGCAGGAGACCTGGCGGATGAATAG
- a CDS encoding polysaccharide deacetylase family protein has translation MNRLLSSVSLDLDNQWSYMKTHGDAGWEALPSYLSTVVPRVCDFLAARQLKITWFIVGQDAAKAGDRTVLQRLPADGHEVGNHSFHHEPWLHLYTRERIHQELADTENAIQEVMGVKPNTFRGPGFSLSPLVLDVLMERGYLLDASTFPTYLGPLARAYYFATSRGFTEKEKRERAQLFGKFADGRQPLKPYYWHGDRGQILEIPVTTMPIAKVPIHLSYILYLACYSEALALTYWTTALRMCYHAGVELSLLLHPLDFLGGDDVQALDFFPAMKLRGATKMAIVARLFDRLEKFYQVIPMGDHAHAIAKRGALPKKRLAI, from the coding sequence ATGAATCGCCTTCTTTCCAGTGTTTCGCTCGATCTGGACAACCAGTGGTCGTACATGAAGACCCACGGTGATGCCGGGTGGGAGGCATTGCCGAGCTATCTGTCGACGGTGGTCCCACGTGTGTGCGACTTTCTGGCCGCACGGCAGTTGAAAATTACCTGGTTTATCGTGGGCCAGGATGCTGCCAAAGCTGGCGATCGTACTGTCCTGCAACGCTTGCCCGCAGATGGCCACGAGGTGGGTAATCATTCGTTCCACCACGAACCGTGGCTGCACCTCTACACGCGGGAACGGATTCATCAGGAACTGGCCGATACCGAAAACGCCATTCAGGAAGTGATGGGGGTGAAACCGAACACCTTTCGTGGGCCAGGCTTCAGTTTATCCCCACTGGTGCTGGATGTGCTGATGGAACGTGGCTACCTGTTGGATGCCTCTACCTTCCCCACCTACCTGGGGCCGTTGGCACGTGCCTATTACTTTGCTACATCGCGTGGGTTTACGGAAAAAGAGAAGCGGGAGCGAGCCCAGCTTTTTGGCAAGTTTGCCGATGGCCGCCAACCGCTGAAGCCGTACTACTGGCACGGCGACCGTGGGCAGATTCTGGAAATTCCCGTCACCACGATGCCAATTGCAAAGGTGCCGATCCACCTGAGCTACATCCTGTATCTGGCCTGTTACAGCGAGGCACTGGCCCTGACCTATTGGACCACCGCACTGCGGATGTGCTACCACGCGGGGGTGGAACTGTCACTGCTGCTACACCCACTGGACTTTCTGGGTGGGGATGATGTGCAGGCACTGGACTTTTTCCCCGCGATGAAGCTGCGCGGTGCCACCAAAATGGCCATTGTCGCACGCCTGTTTGATCGTCTAGAAAAGTTTTATCAGGTCATACCAATGGGCGATCACGCCCACGCGATTGCAAAACGCGGTGCGTTACCCAAAAAGCGATTGGCAATTTAA
- a CDS encoding NAD(P)/FAD-dependent oxidoreductase, which produces MSERIGIVGGGLLGMMLALRFRQQGHEVTILEAAPELGGLAATWQLGDIHWDKHYHVILLSDQHVGNLLAELGLKDQMRWVQTKTGFYTDGKMYSMSNSVEFLKFPPLRLIDKFRLGATIMRASKIKNWQKLEQIPVVDWLKRWSGRRTTEKIWIPLLRAKLGDSYESASAAFIWAIIARMYAARRSGLKQEQFGYVQGGYATILQRFQQHLEQLGVEILTNTPTQQVRSSQAGPEIVTNNGEHSFDRVVVTTAAPIARRLLPELTAAEQLTLDQVKYQGIVCASILLKKPLDRYYVTNITDTWVPFTAVIEMTTLVDPQEFGGKTLVYLPKYVAPNDPMFEEPEEQIKERFLAALARMYPHFQREDVLAFQLSRVRNVFAISTLNYSQHVPPVTTSVPGVYLLNSSHIVNGTLNVNETLQLAETGWKTVLNSHQNQLQGVGA; this is translated from the coding sequence ATGAGCGAGAGAATTGGCATCGTTGGTGGGGGGCTTTTGGGGATGATGCTGGCCCTGCGGTTTCGCCAGCAGGGGCACGAAGTAACCATTTTGGAAGCCGCACCCGAACTGGGTGGGCTGGCAGCTACCTGGCAGCTCGGGGATATTCACTGGGACAAGCACTACCACGTGATCCTGCTTTCGGACCAGCACGTGGGCAATTTGCTGGCTGAACTGGGCCTGAAAGACCAGATGCGCTGGGTGCAGACGAAAACGGGCTTCTACACCGATGGCAAGATGTATTCGATGTCGAATTCCGTCGAATTTCTGAAATTCCCACCACTGCGACTGATTGACAAGTTTCGGCTGGGTGCCACGATCATGCGGGCTTCCAAAATCAAAAACTGGCAGAAACTGGAGCAGATTCCGGTAGTGGACTGGCTGAAACGCTGGTCCGGTCGCCGCACCACCGAGAAAATCTGGATTCCCCTGCTGCGGGCAAAACTGGGCGACAGTTACGAATCAGCTTCGGCAGCGTTTATCTGGGCGATTATTGCCCGCATGTACGCTGCTCGCCGCAGTGGGCTGAAACAGGAACAGTTTGGCTACGTGCAGGGTGGATACGCCACAATTCTGCAACGTTTTCAGCAGCACCTTGAGCAGTTGGGCGTGGAAATCCTGACGAATACCCCCACCCAGCAGGTGCGTTCCAGCCAGGCCGGGCCGGAAATCGTCACTAACAACGGGGAACACTCTTTCGATCGCGTTGTGGTGACCACTGCTGCACCGATTGCGAGGCGATTATTGCCGGAACTTACCGCTGCGGAACAACTTACGCTCGATCAGGTCAAATATCAGGGGATTGTCTGTGCGTCTATTCTGCTGAAAAAACCCCTAGACCGCTACTATGTGACCAACATCACCGATACGTGGGTGCCATTTACTGCGGTCATTGAAATGACCACGCTGGTCGACCCACAGGAATTTGGCGGTAAAACCCTGGTCTACCTGCCCAAATATGTCGCACCGAATGATCCGATGTTTGAAGAGCCGGAAGAACAGATCAAAGAGCGTTTTCTGGCAGCACTGGCCCGGATGTACCCCCACTTTCAGCGGGAAGATGTGCTGGCGTTCCAGCTATCGCGGGTGCGGAATGTTTTTGCGATTTCGACGCTGAATTATTCGCAGCACGTCCCACCCGTCACCACGTCGGTGCCCGGTGTCTATTTGTTAAATTCTTCTCATATTGTCAATGGCACATTAAATGTGAACGAGACACTGCAACTGGCGGAGACAGGCTGGAAAACCGTCCTGAACTCCCACCAGAATCAGTTGCAGGGGGTGGGTGCCTGA
- a CDS encoding acyltransferase, with the protein MSNPPRIHPTALVEDHVSIGQDTSIWDNVHIRHHTTIGEQCIVGEKTYIAYGVRIGHRCKINAFVYICNAVTIEDGVMISAGTIFTNDRFPRATTPDLTQLRPSDPDEHTLPTLVREGATIGAGCTIGNDLEIGRFAMIGMGSLVTKSIPDFVLAMGHPAKPVGVVCRCGQLLARYHPEPFPTDEWLTCACQRSYHVQSTSVQEVAVSTMSGGTGMLPVNEHGQDALATETGTSEKN; encoded by the coding sequence ATGTCGAATCCCCCACGTATTCACCCCACAGCTTTAGTGGAAGACCATGTATCGATTGGTCAGGACACATCGATCTGGGACAACGTCCATATTCGCCACCACACCACCATCGGCGAACAATGCATCGTGGGGGAAAAAACCTACATTGCTTACGGTGTTCGGATCGGCCACCGCTGCAAAATCAATGCGTTTGTCTATATCTGCAACGCAGTAACGATTGAAGATGGCGTGATGATTTCGGCGGGAACCATTTTTACAAATGATCGTTTCCCGCGGGCCACCACACCCGATTTGACGCAGTTGCGGCCCAGTGATCCCGATGAACATACCCTGCCCACGCTGGTGCGGGAAGGTGCCACCATCGGTGCGGGCTGTACGATCGGTAACGACCTGGAAATTGGCCGTTTTGCGATGATTGGGATGGGCTCACTGGTCACCAAATCAATTCCTGATTTTGTGCTGGCGATGGGCCATCCTGCAAAACCGGTGGGCGTGGTCTGTCGCTGTGGGCAGCTACTGGCACGCTACCACCCGGAACCGTTCCCCACAGACGAGTGGCTGACGTGTGCCTGTCAGCGAAGCTACCACGTGCAATCAACCAGCGTGCAGGAAGTAGCAGTAAGCACAATGAGTGGTGGTACGGGCATGCTGCCTGTGAACGAACATGGGCAAGATGCCCTTGCTACAGAAACTGGCACCTCGGAGAAAAACTGA
- a CDS encoding Gfo/Idh/MocA family oxidoreductase, giving the protein MPDRIRFGLIGTGGIAQSYVTAFENHPDANLVAVCDVRAEAAQAMAERVRCAAFTSIEEMVQRGPEMQAVVVCTPPSTHEEIVCNLAKWNLHVLCEKPFALSVDSAKRMIASAQQHRVQLTMASKFRYTQDMIRLKSLIASGVLGEIQLLENAFTGKVDMSQRWNAKPAVSGGGVLVDNGTHSVDIVRYLLGPVKLVHAIAMPNIQKLEVEDSARLLVQTASGIPASIDLTWSLNKELDWFVSVFGTHGVAQVGWRESRYKQSTAREWIRFGNGYDKVQAFRDELGNFARCCRENEQLLINSDDALASVHVIEQAYQAMKNTNWLPLE; this is encoded by the coding sequence ATGCCTGATCGTATTCGCTTTGGCCTCATCGGAACAGGTGGGATTGCCCAGAGCTATGTGACCGCGTTTGAAAACCACCCCGATGCCAATCTGGTGGCAGTATGCGATGTGCGTGCCGAAGCAGCACAGGCAATGGCAGAGCGTGTTCGCTGTGCCGCCTTTACTTCCATTGAAGAAATGGTCCAGCGTGGGCCGGAAATGCAGGCAGTCGTGGTCTGCACCCCACCCAGTACCCACGAAGAAATTGTCTGCAATCTGGCCAAATGGAACCTGCATGTGCTCTGCGAAAAGCCATTCGCCCTGTCGGTGGATAGTGCGAAGCGGATGATTGCGAGTGCCCAGCAGCATCGCGTGCAGTTGACCATGGCCAGCAAGTTTCGCTACACGCAGGATATGATCCGACTGAAAAGTCTGATCGCTTCTGGCGTGTTGGGTGAAATTCAGCTGCTGGAAAATGCCTTTACCGGCAAAGTGGATATGAGCCAACGCTGGAATGCGAAGCCAGCCGTTTCCGGTGGGGGTGTTCTGGTCGATAATGGCACCCACAGTGTGGATATTGTCCGTTATCTGCTGGGCCCGGTGAAACTGGTGCATGCCATTGCGATGCCCAACATTCAAAAACTGGAAGTGGAAGATTCTGCCCGCCTGCTGGTGCAGACCGCCAGTGGCATCCCCGCCAGCATTGACTTAACCTGGAGCCTGAACAAGGAACTGGATTGGTTTGTCAGCGTGTTTGGCACCCACGGTGTTGCTCAGGTGGGGTGGCGGGAATCTCGCTACAAGCAGAGCACCGCACGCGAATGGATTCGTTTTGGCAACGGTTACGACAAAGTGCAGGCATTTCGCGATGAGCTGGGCAATTTTGCCCGCTGCTGCCGTGAAAATGAGCAACTTCTCATTAATTCCGATGATGCACTGGCTTCGGTGCATGTCATTGAGCAGGCGTATCAGGCGATGAAAAACACAAACTGGCTTCCACTGGAATAG
- a CDS encoding DegT/DnrJ/EryC1/StrS family aminotransferase, with protein sequence MNMLPKPLQVMQLPSDQDATGRTLGAEEIALITEAIQSGTLTVTKGKFAKSFEQQFGEMHASTAVACTSGSAAIHCAVAALNPEPGDEIITTSITDMGALTPILYQGAIPVFADVDPLTGNVTAQTIADRISDRTKAIIVTHLFGNPCDMTSIMELANKHQIPVIEDTAQAFLATHRGQKVGTFGKLGCFSLQQGKHITTGEGGVVLSTDPELARRVYLFVNKAWGYGDPKPDHYFLALNYRMSELQAACALGQLPKLADIVEKRRQTADWLTKQISDLPGITTPPRDENNQPVYWKYTLLVDPKVIPGGTVGLAQSLKRWNIASAPRYIQKPAFRCQIFSEQRTFGNSRWPFTLARPEAVDYHADRFPGTFRYLDEVLVLPWNECYTTEHLEYIASALHTCVGELIQGANNA encoded by the coding sequence ATGAATATGCTGCCGAAACCACTGCAAGTAATGCAATTACCCTCTGATCAGGACGCCACCGGCCGCACGCTGGGTGCGGAAGAAATCGCTCTCATTACCGAAGCGATTCAAAGTGGCACGCTGACAGTCACCAAAGGAAAATTCGCCAAATCGTTTGAACAACAGTTCGGCGAAATGCACGCAAGTACCGCAGTGGCCTGTACTTCCGGCTCGGCTGCCATCCACTGTGCCGTGGCAGCACTCAATCCGGAGCCGGGCGATGAAATCATCACCACGTCGATTACGGACATGGGTGCTTTGACACCAATTTTGTACCAGGGTGCAATTCCGGTATTTGCCGATGTCGATCCGCTGACCGGCAATGTGACCGCACAAACGATTGCAGATCGGATTTCGGATCGCACAAAAGCGATCATAGTTACCCACCTGTTTGGCAATCCGTGCGACATGACTTCGATCATGGAACTGGCCAACAAACACCAGATTCCAGTCATTGAAGATACCGCACAGGCATTCCTGGCTACCCACCGTGGGCAGAAAGTGGGCACTTTTGGCAAACTGGGCTGTTTCAGCCTGCAACAAGGGAAGCACATTACCACTGGCGAAGGTGGTGTGGTGCTCAGCACCGATCCGGAATTAGCAAGACGGGTCTATCTGTTCGTGAACAAGGCCTGGGGCTATGGCGATCCCAAGCCGGATCACTATTTTCTGGCGTTGAACTACCGCATGAGCGAGCTGCAGGCCGCCTGTGCGTTGGGTCAATTGCCAAAACTGGCCGACATTGTGGAGAAACGACGCCAGACTGCGGACTGGCTGACCAAGCAGATCAGCGATCTGCCCGGCATTACCACCCCACCACGAGATGAAAACAATCAGCCAGTTTACTGGAAATATACCCTGCTGGTCGATCCCAAAGTCATCCCAGGTGGGACAGTGGGACTAGCACAGTCGTTAAAGCGTTGGAATATCGCCAGTGCCCCACGGTATATTCAAAAACCTGCCTTTCGCTGTCAGATTTTCAGCGAACAACGCACATTTGGCAACAGCCGCTGGCCATTTACGCTGGCACGCCCCGAAGCGGTGGATTACCACGCAGATCGATTTCCGGGCACATTCCGCTATCTCGATGAGGTATTGGTGCTGCCCTGGAACGAATGTTACACCACCGAACACCTGGAATATATCGCCAGCGCCCTCCACACGTGCGTGGGTGAACTGATTCAGGGGGCCAACAATGCCTGA